A window from Sphingobium sp. EM0848 encodes these proteins:
- a CDS encoding TIGR03013 family XrtA/PEP-CTERM system glycosyltransferase produces the protein MIRLFKHYIPHAVLLLGLLDLMLLFGAAEGGWILRAHQIGMDVDHVVTRIGPLASFAMAIQTAMIAVGAYGTEALQSIRHALARLLVAISLGVLFLSVMHFVLPNITLWRSNSLYAMGLAIALLLAIRLLLGSMLGGEAFKRRLVVLGAGNRANRIRDIEQRKGSGFLVVGYIAMNDGAQVIPEAINRSAIYNLADFVVRLGASEVVLALEERRNALPLADLLRIKTTGVHVNEISTFLERETGRIDLDSVNPSWLIFSDGFSAGRRLSSIAKRLFDIAASLILLLLTGPVILLAAILVKLDSKGPAFYRQQRVGLYGEEFWIVKLRTMRQDAEVSGQAVWAEKDDPRITRLGYWLRKLRIDELPQTWTVLKGEMSFVGPRPERRQFVEDLEQHLRYYAERHMVKPGITGWAQINYPYGASIEDARHKLEYDLYYAKNYTPFLDLLILIQTLRVILWPEGAR, from the coding sequence ATGATAAGATTGTTCAAACATTATATTCCGCATGCGGTGCTTCTGCTCGGTCTGCTCGACCTTATGCTGCTGTTCGGCGCGGCGGAGGGCGGTTGGATTTTGCGCGCGCACCAGATCGGCATGGACGTAGACCATGTCGTCACCCGGATCGGGCCGTTGGCAAGCTTTGCCATGGCGATCCAGACCGCGATGATCGCCGTCGGCGCCTATGGGACGGAAGCGCTGCAATCGATCCGCCATGCGCTGGCGCGGCTGTTGGTGGCGATTTCGCTGGGCGTTCTGTTCCTCTCGGTCATGCATTTCGTGCTGCCGAATATCACGCTCTGGCGGTCCAATTCGCTTTACGCCATGGGGCTGGCCATCGCCTTGCTGCTTGCGATCCGCCTGCTGCTGGGGTCGATGCTGGGCGGGGAAGCCTTCAAACGGCGTCTGGTGGTGCTGGGCGCTGGTAATCGCGCCAATCGCATAAGGGATATCGAACAGCGCAAGGGCTCCGGCTTTCTCGTTGTCGGCTATATCGCCATGAACGACGGCGCGCAGGTGATCCCCGAGGCGATCAACCGCAGCGCCATCTATAATCTCGCCGATTTCGTGGTCCGTCTGGGCGCGAGCGAAGTGGTGCTGGCTCTGGAAGAGCGGCGCAACGCGCTGCCGCTGGCGGACCTGCTGCGCATCAAGACCACCGGCGTCCATGTGAACGAAATCTCGACCTTTCTGGAGCGGGAGACGGGCCGGATCGATCTGGACAGCGTCAATCCGAGCTGGCTGATCTTCTCCGATGGCTTTTCCGCCGGCCGCCGCCTTTCCAGCATTGCCAAGCGGCTGTTCGACATCGCCGCCAGTTTGATCCTGCTGCTGCTGACCGGCCCGGTCATCCTGCTCGCGGCGATTTTGGTGAAGCTCGACAGCAAGGGGCCTGCTTTCTATCGCCAGCAGCGCGTCGGCCTGTATGGTGAGGAATTCTGGATCGTGAAGCTGCGCACCATGCGGCAGGATGCCGAGGTGTCGGGGCAGGCCGTCTGGGCGGAAAAGGACGATCCGCGCATCACGCGCCTGGGCTATTGGCTGCGCAAGCTGCGCATCGACGAACTGCCGCAGACCTGGACGGTGCTGAAAGGCGAGATGAGCTTTGTCGGCCCGCGCCCGGAACGCCGCCAGTTCGTCGAGGATCTGGAACAGCATCTGCGCTATTATGCCGAGCGGCATATGGTGAAGCCCGGCATCACGGGCTGGGCGCAGATCAACTATCCCTATGGCGCATCGATAGAGGATGCCCGGCACAAGCTGGAATATGACCTTTATTATGCCAAGAATTACACGCCTTTCCTCGATCTCCTCATCCTGATCCAGACGCTGCGGGTCATCCTCTGGCCCGAAGGCGCGCGCTGA
- a CDS encoding response regulator — MSLGQQLHPHLPFLRRYARALTGSQAHGDAYVRATLEAIVAAPDEFPATVDPRLGLYKTFHAIWSSSHLDDGPALTGADGQEAIAQARLARLTPLPRQALLLTALEGFTVDDVGYLIGLDSDDVEELVKEALSEIEEQTRAKVLIIEDEPIIAMDIETIVRDLGHEVTAIAVTREDAVREAMAERPGLVLADIQLADDSSGIDAVKDILSEFSVPVIFITAFPERLLTGERPEPTFLITKPFQRSTVKAAISQALFFDEATAPA; from the coding sequence ATGTCGCTTGGTCAGCAACTTCACCCCCATCTTCCTTTCCTGCGTCGTTATGCCCGCGCGCTGACAGGCAGCCAGGCGCATGGTGACGCTTATGTTCGCGCGACGCTGGAAGCGATTGTGGCGGCGCCCGATGAATTTCCGGCTACCGTCGACCCGCGTCTTGGCCTTTACAAGACGTTCCATGCCATCTGGTCCTCCTCCCATCTCGACGACGGTCCGGCGCTGACGGGCGCCGATGGGCAGGAAGCCATTGCCCAGGCGCGGCTTGCCCGTCTGACGCCGCTGCCGCGCCAGGCGCTGCTGCTGACCGCTCTGGAGGGGTTCACGGTTGACGATGTCGGCTATCTCATCGGTCTCGACAGCGACGATGTCGAGGAACTGGTGAAGGAAGCGCTGAGCGAGATTGAGGAGCAGACCCGTGCCAAGGTGCTGATCATAGAGGATGAACCGATCATCGCCATGGATATCGAAACCATCGTCCGCGACCTTGGCCATGAAGTGACCGCGATCGCCGTCACCCGCGAGGATGCGGTGCGTGAGGCGATGGCGGAACGGCCCGGCCTGGTGCTGGCCGACATTCAACTGGCCGACGATTCGAGCGGCATCGATGCGGTGAAGGATATTCTTTCCGAATTTTCGGTTCCGGTGATCTTCATTACCGCTTTTCCCGAGCGTCTGCTGACCGGCGAGCGGCCGGAACCGACTTTCCTGATCACCAAGCCGTTCCAGCGTTCCACCGTAAAAGCCGCCATTTCCCAGGCCCTGTTCTTCGACGAAGCGACCGCTCCGGCCTGA
- a CDS encoding sigma-70 family RNA polymerase sigma factor — protein sequence MNDSVDQDLERETLSDADFKRELAAVIPHLRAFGRSLSGNRDVADDLVQETLLKAWAARARFQAGTNMRAWTFIILRNHYLSQMRRSRFRGDWDDLAADRLLAAPAGQDKHVELSDMQRALLQLPQPQREALILVGAGGFAYEEAAEICGVAVGTIKSRVARGRAALEQILENGDLPSRRSHDSSDAAVLDEIMDDVDRLSRGREAKGDNVPDQE from the coding sequence ATGAACGACAGCGTGGACCAGGATTTGGAACGCGAAACCCTGTCCGACGCCGATTTCAAGCGCGAGTTGGCGGCGGTAATTCCGCATCTTCGTGCCTTTGGCCGGTCGCTGTCGGGCAACCGGGACGTGGCGGACGATCTGGTTCAGGAAACCTTGCTGAAGGCTTGGGCAGCCCGCGCGCGCTTCCAGGCCGGCACCAACATGCGGGCATGGACCTTCATCATCCTGCGCAACCATTATCTGTCCCAGATGCGCCGCTCGCGTTTCCGGGGCGATTGGGATGATCTGGCGGCCGATCGCCTGCTGGCGGCGCCGGCGGGGCAGGACAAGCATGTCGAACTGTCCGACATGCAGCGCGCCCTGCTGCAACTGCCCCAGCCGCAGCGGGAGGCGCTGATCCTAGTGGGCGCGGGCGGCTTTGCCTATGAGGAAGCCGCCGAAATCTGCGGCGTGGCGGTCGGCACGATCAAGAGCCGCGTCGCGCGCGGCCGGGCGGCGCTGGAGCAGATATTGGAAAATGGCGACCTGCCTTCACGTCGCAGCCATGACAGCAGCGATGCTGCGGTACTCGATGAGATCATGGACGATGTCGACCGGCTGAGCCGCGGCCGGGAAGCGAAGGGAGATAACGTCCCGGATCAGGAATGA
- a CDS encoding NepR family anti-sigma factor: MLMAAEGRVLVASTTERDVTGGDKKDVSASTPASRVKSSVARKKRVATAKDDGQVANALRSVYQRAVEEDIPSEMLDLLSKLD; encoded by the coding sequence ATGCTGATGGCTGCAGAGGGGCGTGTTTTGGTTGCTTCAACGACGGAACGGGATGTGACGGGAGGGGACAAAAAAGATGTCAGCGCCAGCACTCCGGCTTCGCGCGTGAAGAGCAGCGTTGCACGCAAGAAACGCGTCGCCACGGCGAAGGATGACGGACAGGTGGCCAATGCCCTGCGTTCCGTCTATCAGCGCGCGGTGGAGGAAGATATTCCCTCCGAAATGCTCGACCTTCTCAGCAAGCTCGATTAG